A portion of the Pedobacter cryoconitis genome contains these proteins:
- a CDS encoding DUF4293 domain-containing protein → MIQRVQSIWLFLAALTLFLVLILPVLIIHGAPGDLTFQIGGIYEKVNNISQKTESFTALFGATIAVGLICLANIFTFKNRTLQKRIILLTIVLILALAAWTASYAMQIPRLSAGFTLSAGAYLPVLSLIFCALAIRGINKDDQLIRSADRLR, encoded by the coding sequence ATGATACAAAGGGTTCAATCCATCTGGTTATTTTTAGCAGCACTTACGTTGTTTTTAGTACTAATTCTTCCTGTTTTAATTATACATGGCGCTCCGGGAGATTTAACATTCCAGATTGGTGGCATTTATGAGAAAGTAAACAATATCAGCCAGAAAACGGAATCCTTTACTGCCCTTTTTGGTGCAACAATCGCTGTCGGCCTGATTTGCCTGGCAAACATTTTCACTTTCAAAAACAGAACCTTACAGAAACGGATTATCTTGCTGACTATAGTTTTAATTCTCGCTTTAGCAGCATGGACTGCAAGTTACGCAATGCAGATTCCCCGGCTTTCAGCAGGATTTACCTTAAGTGCGGGTGCTTATTTACCTGTTCTTTCGCTTATTTTTTGTGCCCTGGCTATCAGAGGTATCAATAAAGATGATCAATTAATACGCTCGGCAGATAGATTGAGATAG
- the truA gene encoding tRNA pseudouridine(38-40) synthase TruA: MNIQRFFIELAYDGTAYHGWQTQPNAITVQQELDRALTVFFRQPVETLGCGRTDAGVHASKFFAHADLQNVTEEAAANAVGSVNSLLPYPIAIKRIFKVSETAHARFDATARSYEYHFHFHKDPFKLNRSWLYKGKLDIEAMNIAAAQLLNYTDFTSFSKSNTSTATNNCKITEAYFREIDGGLIFTISANRFLRNMVRAIVGTLILIGKKEISLAQLEEIIGSKNRSNAGQSVPACGLYLVNVIYPFVN; the protein is encoded by the coding sequence TTGAATATACAACGTTTTTTTATAGAATTAGCCTACGATGGAACAGCTTACCATGGATGGCAGACGCAGCCAAACGCAATAACCGTTCAGCAGGAACTGGACAGGGCATTAACCGTTTTCTTCAGGCAACCTGTTGAAACACTGGGCTGTGGCAGGACAGATGCCGGCGTTCATGCCAGTAAGTTTTTTGCACATGCAGATTTACAAAATGTAACAGAAGAAGCAGCTGCGAATGCCGTGGGAAGTGTAAATTCCCTTTTACCATATCCCATTGCTATTAAAAGAATCTTTAAAGTATCAGAAACTGCACACGCACGTTTTGATGCCACAGCAAGATCTTATGAGTACCATTTTCATTTTCATAAAGACCCCTTTAAATTGAACCGTTCCTGGTTATACAAAGGTAAACTGGATATCGAAGCCATGAATATTGCTGCTGCCCAACTCCTGAACTATACAGATTTTACCAGCTTTAGTAAATCCAATACCTCTACAGCTACAAATAATTGTAAAATTACCGAGGCTTACTTTCGTGAAATCGATGGTGGTCTTATATTTACGATCTCTGCGAATCGTTTCCTTAGAAATATGGTGCGGGCTATTGTAGGTACCTTAATTCTGATTGGAAAAAAAGAAATCAGTCTGGCGCAGCTGGAAGAAATTATAGGAAGTAAAAACCGGAGTAATGCCGGGCAGTCAGTACCTGCCTGTGGACTTTACCTGGTTAATGTCATTTATCCTTTTGTAAACTAA